From one Candoia aspera isolate rCanAsp1 chromosome 17, rCanAsp1.hap2, whole genome shotgun sequence genomic stretch:
- the ANKRD35 gene encoding ankyrin repeat domain-containing protein 35 isoform X1, whose protein sequence is MIAAQGNQPAVCSQLLQRGANVDLGDKDGKTALILACECGGSEAANLLLQNGANVALMDKAGHDSLHYATRNKDRALRRWVRTALKKWKKRELGIIDSSETGSQVPSESGKDTDVSSLAFQSEGGDQTDDEEEAEEDPELREWRSRFREEKMKVIHLELQLDQRMKECEVLSEERKLLKERVWDQVQEIGQLLPEQEGRGQDWRQLSQQCSHHATEEDYYLGLLAQQVQELKERKKQQEAGKELPKVLATIPEAGEEPSPTVARPEKTHWPGEEEAEEQKRQQTELRRLQSEVAAALEEKASAARRVQEVEGHMENMRAVIGVFEAKKKSQNAALKEMEARVLELGDENRRLRGLLGKHLAGPPETGLADAKVAQFIKELEETHSRVRKEVAAAVAENEALKKEAEEVVRSRLQFQAVPSGAVKKCISAWKKVVTGLEVALAKLEQVSATILEKVRPLQEAILDSLSMTWVNGNGLAEEEKNVCGNEPGNSKALEELEKVGAEKTRLHNGPVGQVKLRPKSELVENKARPCRRSSDLEKEVWDLKQNNGGLVKELAQLSREREKLQEELQKLHCSKEGSPQAERTGRLVEELKRTVDTLSQQLSLEKEESGKLRLKLEEQRKEMMFVRNNFLKKVTQEAGNIGENLDSYILKELHWKLDNVVRKQNEALQLVSEMEEENHALEVDRTLSVDPRSLDFFPGDEKPCKEIFLEASDIVGESWRVREQMVELEKGLQELKMVLGTSQVTLGGIKVASLMQLLDQVMAQMAELRQAEEQVLSKYEKICSMLSTRAQVLGEELAALREKYEEASGASARHKEALDCELKKNQELMAEALEHEEEVEELRGKSQMLGNTMEKLNKKVDEMSKMCQDREAKIKKLLKETEKLSSEILNLRSERTRLILQNEVAQKNHQEIVAVYRTHLLNAAQGYMDEEVHAMLLRILRTD, encoded by the exons ATGATTGCGGCCCAGGGGAACCAGCCGGCCGTCTGCTCTCAGCTGCTGCAGCGGGGAGCCAACGTCGACCTTGGGGATAAGGATGGCAA GACGGCCCTCATCCTTGCCTGTGAATGTGGGGGCTCAGAGGCAGCCAACTTGCTCCTGCAGAATGGAGCCAACGTGGCCCTCATGGACAAGGCGGGCCACGATTCCCTGCACTACGCCACGCGGAACAAGGATCGGGCTCTTCGGAGATGGGTTCGGACTGCcctgaagaaatggaaaaagagag AACTAGGAATCATTGATTCATCAGAAACTGGCTCACAG GTGCCATCTGAGAGTGGGAAGGATACCGACGTGAGCAGCTTGGCCTTCCAGAGTGAAGGAGGAGATCAAACTGATGATGAAGAGGAGGCTGAGGAGGACCCCGAGTTACGAGAATGGCGGAGCAGGTTCCGGGAAGAAAAGATGAAAGTGATCCATCTAGAGCTGCAGCTGGATCAAAGGATGAAAGAATGTGAGGTTCTCTCTGAGGAACGCAAGCTGTTGAAGGAGAGAGTGTGGGACCAAGTGCAGGAGATCGGTCAGCTCCTGCCGGAACAGGAGGGAAGGGGCCAGGATTGGAGGCAGCTCAGCCAGCAGTGCAGCCACCATGCCACGGAGGAAGATTACTACCTCGGCCTCTTGGCGCAACAAGTACAAGAactgaaggagaggaagaaacaaCAAGAAGCAGGGAAGGAACTGCCCAAAGTGCTGGCTACAATACCAGAAGCAGGAGAGGAGCCCAGTCCCACCGTGGCCCGGCCCGAGAAGACACACTGGCCCggagaggaggaggcagaggagcAGAAGCGGCAGCAAACGGAGCTGAGGCGCCTGCAGAGTGAAGTGGCTGCGGCCCTGGAGGAGAAGGCGAGTGCGGCAAGGAGGGTGCAAGAGGTGGAGGGCCACATGGAGAACATGAGGGCTGTGATCGGGGTCTTTGAAGCCAAGAAGAAGTCCCAGAACGCGGCCCTCAAGGAGATGGAGGCTCGTGTGCTGGAGTTGGGGGATGAAAACCGAAGGCTGCGTGGGCTCTTGGGCAAACACCTGGCCGGTCCCCCTGAGACTGGGCTTGCTGACGCGAAGGTGGCTCAGTTCATTAAGGAGCTGGAGGAGACCCATTCCAGGGTACGGAAGGAGGTGGCGGCAGCGGTGGCTGAAAACGAGGCCCTGAAGAAGGAAGCCGAAGAAGTCGTCAGGAGCAGGCTGCAGTTCCAGGCGGTGCCATCTGGAGCAGTCAAGAAGTGCATCTCTGCCTGGAAGAAGGTAGTTACAGGCCTTGAGGTTGCTCTGGCCAAGCTGGAGCAGGTCTCTGCCACCATCCTGGAAAAAGTCAGGCCTCTTCAGGAAGCCATTTTGGACTCTCTGTCCATGACCTGGGTCAATGGCAATGGCCTTGCTGAAGAAGAGAAGAATGTCTGTGGCAATGAGCCAGGCAACTCGAAGGCCCTTGAGGAGCTGGAAAAAGTTGGGGCAGAAAAGACCCGGCTCCATAATGGGCCTGTTGGGCAGGTGAAGCTCAGGCCGAAGTCGGAGCTGGTAGAAAACAAGGCTCGTCCGTGTCGGAGAAGTTCTGACCTGGAGAAGGAGGTGTGGGACCTCAAGCAGAACAACGGTGGCCTAGTAAAAGAACTGGCCCAGCTGAGCAGGGAAAGGGAGAAGCTGCAGGAGGAGCTACAGAAGTTGCATTGTTCCAAAGAGGGTTCTCCCCAGGCAGAGAGGACAGGGCGCCTGGTGGAAGAGCTGAAGCGGACAGTGGACACCTTGTCCCAACAGCTCTCACTGGAGAAAGAGGAATCGGGGAAGCTGCGCCTGAAGCTGGAGGAGCAGAGGAAGGAGATGATGTTTGTGAGAAATAACTTCCTCAAGAAGGTAACCCAAGAGGCTGGCAATATAGGTGAAAACCTAGACAGTTACATCTTGAAGGAGCTACACTGGAAATTGGACAATGTGGTGAGGAAGCAAAATGAAGCCTTGCAGCTGGTGTCGGAGATGGAAGAGGAGAACCATGCACTGGAGGTTGACCGAACCCTCTCAGTTGATCCCAGGAGCCTTGACTTCTTCCCAGGAGATGAAAAACCTTGTAAAGAAATTTTCTTAGAGGCCTCAGACATCGTAGGAGAAAGCTGGAGAGTCAGAGAGCAGATGGTTGAGCTTGAGAAAGGTCTGCAGGAGCTGAAGATGGTGCTGGGCACATCCCAGGTAACTCTGGGAGGCATCAAGGTGGCCAGCCTGATGCAGCTGCTCGATCAAGTCATGGCCCAGATGGCCGAGCTGCGCCAGGCGGAGGAGCAGGTCCTCAGCAAGTATGAGAAGATCTGCAGCATGCTGTCTACCAGGGCTCAGGTCCTGGGGGAGGAGCTGGCTGCCCTCCGGGAGAAATACGAGGAAGCTAGTGGAGCATCTGCCCGTCACAAGGAAGCCCTTGACTGCGAACTGAAGAAGAATCAAGAGCTGATGGCCGAGGCCCTGGAGCATGAGGAGGAAGTGGAAGAGCTGAGAGGGAAGTCACAGATGCTGGGAAATACTATGGAAAAGCTGAATAAGAAGGTGGACGAAATGTCCAAGATGTGCCAGGACAGAGAAGCCAAG ATCAAAAAGTTGCTGAAGGAAACGGAGAAGCTTTCCAGTGAAATCCTCAATCTGCGCAGCGAACGGACCCGCCTGATCCTGCAGAATGAG GTTGCCCAAAAGAACCACCAGGAGATTGTGGCCGTATATAGGACCCACCTGCTCAACGCAGCCCAG GGGTACATGGATGAAGAGGTCCATGCCATGCTGCTGCGGATCCTGAGGACAGATTGA